A genomic window from Megalobrama amblycephala isolate DHTTF-2021 linkage group LG2, ASM1881202v1, whole genome shotgun sequence includes:
- the LOC125262603 gene encoding SLAM family member 9-like gives MCVFDDTVKISVKEGDSVTLNSDLTEMKDDDEILWMYGYENTLIAEINKRADSLTVYDDFLDGRFRDRLKLDNQTGSLTITDITTEHAGDYELQINRINHVRKRFNLTVYARLPVPVISSNSSQCSSSSSSCSLVCSAVNVGHVTLSWYKGNSLLSSISVSDLSISLSLPLEVEYQDKNTYSCVLNNPISNQTQHLDITHLCHTCAGTAVLILVFIYFFLTDSVSMIVLISAAAGSLLIVAAVGIFCICKKCRKTDQEGKCQIINGC, from the exons atgtgtgtgtttgatgatACAGTTAAAATatcagtgaaggagggagattcagtcactctaaactctgatcttactgaaatgaaggatgatgatgAGATTCTGTGGATGTATGGATAtgaaaacactttaatagctgaaatcaataaacGGGCCGACAGCTTAACTGTATATGATGAttttcttgatgggagattcagagacagactgaaactggacaatcaaactggatctctgaccatcacagacatcacaactgaacatgctggagattatgaactacagatcaacaga ATCAACCATGTGAGGAAGAGATTCAATCTCACTGTCTATG ctcgtctgcctgttcctgtcatcagcagtaactcttcacaatgttcttcatcatcttcatcatgttcattggtgtgttcagctgtgaatgtgggtcatgtgactctctcctggtacaaaggaaacagtttattgtccagcatcagtgtgtctgatctcagcatcagtctctctctacctctggaggtggaatatcaggataaaaacacctacagctgtgtgctgaacaatcccatcagcaaccagactcaacatctggacatcactcacctctgtcacacatgtgcaggtacGGCAGTGCTGATATTAGTGTTTATTTacttctttt TAACAGACTCAGTGTCTATGATAGTCCTGATCTCTGCCGCCGCTGGATCTCTGTTGATTGTTGCTGCAGTCGGGATCTTCTGCATCTGCAAGAAATGTAGAAAAACTGATCAAGAAGGCAAGTGTCAAATTATAAATGGCTGTTGA